The Bos indicus x Bos taurus breed Angus x Brahman F1 hybrid chromosome 13, Bos_hybrid_MaternalHap_v2.0, whole genome shotgun sequence genome includes a region encoding these proteins:
- the OSER1 gene encoding oxidative stress-responsive serine-rich protein 1 — protein MKSEAKDGEEESLQTAFKKLRVDASGSIASLSVGEGASVRASVRAAVEDAKPKSACASKDSWHGSTRKSSRGAVRTQRRRRSKSPVLHPPKFIHCSTIASSSSQLKHKSQTDSPDGSSGLGISTPKEFNAGECSSSLDTNHTGAVAEPLRTSVPRLPSESKEEDSSDAPQVSQASLQANDLSDFQSVSKLNLGKPCVCIGKECQCKRWHDMEVYSFSGLQNVPPLAPERRSTLEDYSQSLHTRTLSGSPRSCSEQARVYVDDVTIEDLSGYMEYYLYIPKKMSHMAEMMYT, from the exons GTCCATAGCATCTCTGTCTGTTGGAGAAGGCGCAAGTGTCAGAGCGTCGGTCAGAGCAGCAGTAGAGGATGCCAAACCTAAGTCCGCATGTGCGTCTAAAGACAGTTGGCATGG GTCTACAAGGAAGTCTTCACGAGGAGCAGTGAGAACCCAGCGTCGCCGCCGTTCCAAGTCTCCTGTCCTTCATCCTCCAAAGTTCATACATTGCAGTACAATAGCTTCTTCCAGCAGCCAGCTCAAGCACAAAAGCCAGACTGACTCCCCTGATGGCAGCAGTGGGCTGGGAATTTCAACCCCTAAAGAGTTCAATGCAGGAGAATGCTCATCTTCTCTCGATACTAATCACACAGGGGCGGTTGCTGAGCCTTTGAGAACTTCGGTTCCAAGGCTCCCATCAGAGAGTAAGGAGGAAGATTCCTCTGATGCTCCCCAAGTCTCCCAAGCAAGTCTCCAGGCCAATGATCTCTCTGACTTTCAATCGGTTTCCAAGCTAAACCTGGGCAAGCCATGTGTATGCATAGGCAAGGAGTGCCAGTGTAAGAGGTGGCATGACATGGAGGTATATTCCTTTTCAGGCCTGCAGAATGTCCCCCCCTTGGCCCCAGAACGAAGATCCACACTTGAGGACTACTCTCAGTCGCTTCACACGAGAACTCTGTCTGGCTCTCCCCGTTCCTGTTCTGAGCAGGCTCGTGTCTACGTGGATGATGTGACCATTGAGGACCTGTCGGGCTACATGGAATATTACTTGTATATCCCCAAGAAAATGTCCCACATGGCAGAAATGATGTACACCTGA